GTATTTGGACGATGGGGGCAGAGTGAATGTTTCTTCCATACGAGGGGTTTTGCCCGGTGACTCTCATAATATAGTGGATTTGAACAATGCTGGCGATTTCTGCTCTTTTGACAGCCTCGAAAAGACATCAGGCTATTACACTTGGCCACATCTATTTTCCAGCGCGCATGGCTTCCTCATCAGTGATCCCGACCAATTTCAATTCGGTGGCGGTATCAACGATGCCGGAACGATCGTGTGGGCTGCCCAGAACTATATTTACAAAGCCACGTGGACGAACGGTCCTGCCTTATCCATTGTTTCGACCCCTTCCGGTTTGGCTCTGGAATGGCCCACCAATGTCCCGGGTTTCCATCCTGAATACACAACAAACCTTGCAAACCCTGCCAGTTGGCAGGCATTAACCGGCAATCCTGTCACAAACAGTGTGGCCTTTCACCTGCCAATCGAGCAGAGCCTGGGCAATTTCGTCTTTTTCCGACTCTCAAACAGAAATCCGTGATTTGTCTCCCGCCTCAGGGGGCACTCCTGAATGCCCTTAGTTAAGCCTTCATTGGACTCGAATTCGATGAAGCTTAGTTGTGGACCTGACATGGAATTCTGCAAGCACAGTTTTAGGAATAGAGGAACCAGCTGCGAATGGTGAGCCGTCCATTAATTACTCCTTGGATCTAAATAGCTTCAGTTTCTCGAAGGTCGAAAAATGAATTCCAAAACCGGAATGAGAATAATCTGAAATGATGAGCAAGATGCGAATCTTTCTAAGCGCCACGAAGCCGGCGCGATTCAAATTCTTCTATGTTTTTTTATCGGTCCGGCGCTATAATCGAGGGCAAGCATATGAACCTGAATCGCCGTAAATTTTTGACCGTTTCCGCGTTGGCTGGAATCGTTAGCGCCACCACTCCACGTCCCGTCCAGGCGGTGACTTTGCCCGATCCCTCGACGAAGGCGCGGTTGCGTTTGTCGTGTCAGGATACGGTTGCGCCCGGAAAAACCATTGCCGAAAAACTCGATTTCCTGGAGGCCAACGGCTTCGAAGCTTTTGAACCGCATGGCAAGAATTTGTTGGAGATCGCTGATGAACTGCAAAAGGCAATGCAAGGCCGGAAGATCAAGATAGGCGTCATTTGCGGCGGCATGCAGGGAAGTCTTATTTCGGACGACGAAGCAGTTCGCAGCAAAGCCATGGACAGCATTAAAGAGGTACTGACCGCCGCCGGCGCTTTGGGAGCGACCGGCATGGTCATGGTGCCTGCCCGGCCCAATCAAACCAAGCTCGAGCATTGGGAAGCCCGCGAGTTGCTCGTCAAAGTTCTGCCTGAAATTGGCGAGCACGCCCAAAAAGTCGGCATGCATATGCTGCTCGAACCGCTCAACCGCAAGGAATGCCATTTCCTGCGCCAGGTTGCCGACGGTGCCGCCATTTGCCGTGACGTTAATCATCCCGGCATCCGCGTGATGGGTGATTTCTGGCACATGACGTTTGAGGAAACCAGCGATATGGCCGCATTTGTTGCCGGCGGCAAATATCTCCGGCACGTTCACATGGCCAGCCGCAAGAGCCGGAAAATGCCCGGCGAAGACGCGGGCGACAATTACGTGGACGGCTTCAAGGGGCTCAAGCTCATCGGCTACCAGGACCTGGTCTCCTTCGAATGCGGTCTCAAAGGTGATCGGAGCAAGGCCCTCATTGCCGCAGCCAAACTCCTGCGCGAGCAGTGGGAAGCCGCCTGAACAAATCACGCCTAGTGGGATGTTTTGTATCTTTCGCGTGATAGTTTTTCGCTTGAGGCTCCCGCGTGATTGCGGGAAACTTCCCGCATGAATTCCAGGAAGCAATATTCGGCTCAGCCGCGCTTGGCTGACAGTGGTTCTAAACCCTCATCCTCCGCCATCAA
This genomic stretch from Pedosphaera parvula Ellin514 harbors:
- a CDS encoding sugar phosphate isomerase/epimerase family protein produces the protein MNLNRRKFLTVSALAGIVSATTPRPVQAVTLPDPSTKARLRLSCQDTVAPGKTIAEKLDFLEANGFEAFEPHGKNLLEIADELQKAMQGRKIKIGVICGGMQGSLISDDEAVRSKAMDSIKEVLTAAGALGATGMVMVPARPNQTKLEHWEARELLVKVLPEIGEHAQKVGMHMLLEPLNRKECHFLRQVADGAAICRDVNHPGIRVMGDFWHMTFEETSDMAAFVAGGKYLRHVHMASRKSRKMPGEDAGDNYVDGFKGLKLIGYQDLVSFECGLKGDRSKALIAAAKLLREQWEAA